The Lampris incognitus isolate fLamInc1 chromosome 17, fLamInc1.hap2, whole genome shotgun sequence genome contains a region encoding:
- the rhbdl1 gene encoding rhomboid-related protein 1, with product MLFALVQSNEEGQVCYQELIELMSSKRSSSFRRAIANGRRTLQREILLDETGLGVYKRFVRYVAYEILPCETDRRWYFHQNRLCPPPVFMAIVTIVQIIVFMCYGVMLNKWVLQTYQPDFMKSPLVYHPGHRAQVWRFFSYMFMHVGLEQLGFNALLQLMIGVPLEMVHGILRISLLYMAGVVAGKRQREDPGGRWNYGANRGILVVHPNPEDNWAGMRCPYKLLRMILALVCMSSEVGRAVWLRFSPPLPSSGPQPSFMAHLSGAVVGISMGLLILRSYEESLQKQCSWWVIIFSFITFLLFAIFWNIFAYELLGVQIPPPP from the exons atgaGCAGTAAGCGCTCCAGCAGTTTCCGTCGGGCCATTGCCAATGGCCGCCGCACGCTGCAGAGGGAGATCCTGCTGGACGAGACGGGCCTGGGCGTCTACAAACGCTTCGTGCGCTACGTGGCCTACGAGATCCTGCCCTGTGAGACCGACCGGCGCTGGTACTtccaccagaaccgcctgtgcCCGCCGCCGGTCTTCATGGCCATCGTCACCATTGTCCAG aTCATTGTGTTTATGTGTTACGGGGTCATGCTGAACAAGTGGGTTCTGCAGACCTACCAGCCCGACTTCATGAAGAGTCCCCTGGTTTACCATCCGGGCCACCGGGCTCAAGTGTGGCGGTTCTTCAGCTACATGTTCATGCATGTTGG GTTGGAGCAGCTCGGTTTCAATGCTCTCCTCCAGCTGATGATCGGCGTCCCGCTGGAAATGGTCCATGGCATCTTACGGATAAGTCTGCTGTACATGGCAGGAGTCGTGGCGGGTAAGCGTCAACGAGAGGACCCCGGTGGTCGGTGGAACTATGGGGCTAATAGGGGCATCCTGGTGGTTCACCCTAATCCTGAGGAT AACTGGGCCGGGATGCGCTGTCCATACAAGCTGCTCCGTATGATCCTGGCACTGGTCTGCA TGAGTTCGGAGGTGGGACGAGCTGTCTGGCTGCGCTTCTCCCCACCCCTGCCCTCCTCGGGGCCCCAGCCCAGTTTCATGGCACACCTTTCGGGGGCCGTGGTGGGCATCAGCATGGGGTTGCTCATCCTGCGCAGCTACGAGGAGAGCCTGCAGAAGCAGTGCTCCTGGTGGGTCATCATCTTCTCCTTCATCACTTTCCTCCTCTTCGCCATCTTCTGGAACATATTTGCCTACGAGCTGCTCGGCGTGCAGATCCCGCCCCCTCCCTGA